The following are encoded together in the Streptomyces rapamycinicus NRRL 5491 genome:
- a CDS encoding carbohydrate ABC transporter permease, with product MAVATERKDPGPAAAGVRRGGAPPGPRRPAPGPAGRARLNGAAPYLLLLPALAATALLLGWPLVKNGLLSFQNLNMRQLIQHLTEWNGVDNYREALTSEDFWRVTLRSVIFTAVNVVLIMLLGTLIGLLLARLGSKMRLLLSIGLVLTWAMPTVAATTVFQWLFATRFGVVNWVLDALGWHSMAHYNWTGGQFSTFFVITVLIVWGSIPFVAINLYAATTTIPGELYEAAALDGAGGWKSFTSVTFPFLKPFLLATTFLEVIWVFKAFTQVFAINEGGPDRLTETLPVYAFIEGVGNQHYGMGAAISLLTIAVLLALTSYYLRIVLRQEEDEL from the coding sequence ATGGCCGTAGCGACCGAACGCAAGGACCCCGGCCCGGCGGCGGCCGGGGTCCGGCGGGGCGGGGCGCCGCCGGGGCCCCGCCGCCCGGCCCCGGGTCCCGCCGGGCGCGCACGGCTGAATGGCGCAGCCCCGTACCTCCTGCTGCTGCCCGCGCTGGCGGCGACCGCGCTGCTGCTGGGCTGGCCGCTGGTCAAGAACGGCCTGCTGTCGTTCCAGAACCTCAATATGCGGCAGCTGATCCAGCATCTCACCGAGTGGAACGGGGTCGACAACTACCGCGAGGCGCTGACCAGCGAGGACTTCTGGCGGGTCACCCTGCGGTCGGTGATCTTCACCGCGGTCAACGTGGTGCTGATCATGCTGCTGGGCACCCTGATCGGACTGCTGCTGGCCCGGCTCGGCAGCAAGATGCGGCTGCTGCTCTCGATCGGACTCGTGCTGACCTGGGCCATGCCGACCGTCGCCGCCACCACCGTCTTCCAGTGGCTCTTCGCCACCCGCTTCGGGGTGGTCAACTGGGTGCTGGACGCGCTCGGCTGGCACTCCATGGCGCACTACAACTGGACCGGCGGCCAGTTCTCCACCTTCTTCGTCATCACCGTGCTGATCGTCTGGGGGTCGATCCCCTTCGTGGCGATCAACCTCTACGCCGCGACCACCACCATCCCCGGCGAGCTCTACGAGGCGGCCGCGCTCGACGGCGCCGGCGGCTGGAAGAGCTTCACCTCGGTGACCTTCCCGTTCCTCAAGCCGTTCCTGCTGGCCACGACGTTCCTCGAAGTCATCTGGGTCTTCAAGGCGTTCACCCAGGTCTTCGCGATCAACGAGGGCGGCCCCGACCGGCTCACCGAGACCCTGCCCGTCTACGCCTTCATCGAGGGCGTCGGCAACCAGCACTACGGCATGGGCGCCGCGATCTCGCTGCTGACCATCGCGGTCCTGCTGGCGCTGACCTCCTACTACCTCCGGATCGTGCTCAGGCAAGAGGAGGACGAGCTGTGA
- a CDS encoding extracellular solute-binding protein: MKRGLIAATGVAAMLVSVAACGSDGDDDKAGADGFKGQTLTVWAMDGSTPDGWTKDVKAAFEKKTGAKLKLEIQQWNGIQQKVTTALSESDPPDVLEIGNTQTPSYAQTGGLAELGDLKKSIGADWSESINKSAVYDGKQYAAPWYAANRVVLYNKKIWADAGIKDTPKTRTEFFRDLDTIKKKTDAEPIYLPGQNWYFFDGLTIGTGADLVKKDGDKWVSNLADPKVGKAMDIYKQYQSFSKAPKDKDEATPQQGEVFAKGKTGAFIGMGWEAAIAIKANPKIEKDIGYFTIPGETAGKPEGVFLGGSNLAIAAGSEKQELAKEFLKIALNDTYEGQLAKEGGVIPNKESLQTQLKGNAAGQAAAPAAATGGTTPLIPEWAAVENAPNPVKSYMTAVLTGKSPAEAAKSVEDDMNKRLSQER, from the coding sequence CTGGGCGATGGACGGCTCCACGCCGGACGGCTGGACGAAGGATGTCAAGGCCGCTTTCGAGAAGAAGACGGGCGCCAAGCTGAAGCTGGAGATCCAGCAGTGGAACGGCATTCAGCAGAAGGTGACCACCGCGCTCTCGGAGTCCGACCCGCCGGATGTGCTGGAGATCGGCAACACCCAGACCCCGTCCTACGCGCAGACCGGCGGCCTGGCCGAACTCGGTGACCTGAAGAAGTCGATCGGCGCCGACTGGTCGGAGTCGATCAACAAGTCCGCGGTCTACGACGGCAAGCAGTACGCGGCGCCGTGGTACGCGGCCAACCGGGTCGTCCTCTACAACAAGAAGATCTGGGCCGACGCCGGGATCAAGGACACCCCCAAGACCCGTACCGAGTTCTTCCGCGACCTCGACACCATCAAGAAGAAGACCGACGCCGAGCCCATCTATCTCCCGGGCCAGAACTGGTACTTCTTCGACGGGCTGACCATCGGCACCGGCGCCGACCTGGTGAAGAAGGACGGCGACAAGTGGGTCTCCAACCTCGCCGACCCCAAGGTCGGCAAGGCCATGGACATCTACAAGCAGTACCAGTCCTTCAGCAAGGCCCCCAAGGACAAGGACGAGGCCACCCCGCAGCAGGGGGAGGTCTTCGCCAAGGGCAAGACCGGTGCCTTCATCGGCATGGGCTGGGAAGCCGCGATCGCCATCAAGGCCAACCCGAAGATCGAGAAGGACATCGGCTACTTCACCATCCCGGGCGAGACCGCGGGCAAGCCCGAGGGCGTCTTCCTCGGCGGCTCCAACCTCGCGATCGCCGCGGGCAGCGAGAAGCAGGAACTGGCCAAGGAGTTCCTGAAGATCGCGCTCAATGACACCTACGAGGGACAGCTCGCCAAGGAAGGCGGTGTCATCCCCAACAAGGAGTCGCTCCAGACGCAGCTCAAGGGCAACGCCGCCGGGCAGGCGGCCGCCCCGGCCGCCGCGACCGGCGGCACCACCCCGCTGATCCCCGAATGGGCCGCGGTGGAGAACGCCCCGAACCCCGTCAAGAGCTATATGACCGCCGTGCTCACCGGTAAGTCGCCCGCCGAGGCGGCCAAGTCGGTCGAGGACGACATGAACAAGCGTCTCAGCCAGGAGCGTTGA